Proteins encoded by one window of Elaeis guineensis isolate ETL-2024a chromosome 12, EG11, whole genome shotgun sequence:
- the LOC105054937 gene encoding putative invertase inhibitor isoform X2: MIQFTSFFLSIFFFFFFFLFLNPTNSPMVAATHPDIILETCRRCAKGDPNLNYALCVESLASVPKSHHSDVRGLAIVAVKLSKAKMKHAKSMVKKLLKAKPMGRYMKNCLLTCKDIYSDSISNLKDSLKAIKSGQYKDANIQISGAVDAPGNCEDSFQDGNIKSPLIGENKDLFGLAVIALGITALLG; this comes from the coding sequence ATGATTCAATTCAcctccttcttcctctccattttcttcttcttcttcttcttcctcttcctcaacCCAACTAATTCTCCGATGGTGGCCGCCACCCACCCAGATATAATTCTCGAGACCTGCAGGCGCTGCGCCAAGGGTGATCCCAACCTGAACTACGCTCTGTGCGTGGAATCCCTTGCATCGGTGCCCAAGAGCCATCACTCCGACGTGCGAGGGCTGGCGATCGTAGCAGTGAAGCTGTCCAAGGCCAAAATGAAGCATGCCAAGTCCATGGTGAAGAAGCTCTTGAAGGCGAAACCGATGGGACGGTACATGAAGAATTGCTTGCTGACCTGCAAAGATATCTATTCCGATTCGATATCCAACCTCAAGGACTCCTTGAAGGCGATCAAGTCCGGCCAGTACAAGGATGCCAATATACAGATTAGTGGCGCAGTAGATGCCCCAGGTAATTGCGAGGATAGCTTCCAAGATGGGAATATCAAGTCGCCGTTGATAGGGGAGAACAAGGACCTGTTCGGGCTCGCCGTCATTGCTCTTGGCATCACCGCCCTCCTCGGGTAA
- the LOC105054992 gene encoding putative invertase inhibitor, whose amino-acid sequence MKLLICLYLPLLLSLHRTTSTDDRQCSNPADIKEVCKTVTSSMGADDHDYCVRTLKSDPEGKSTDLHGLATLATTLAISHAMSTESKIEELMDLESDPKIKEGYNACLDAYNDAIDQLRDALDNLNSKLYFGGMKLLKSTLKGVESCEEAFKDVKSSPLIMEDKDYQRLANIAYHITASVE is encoded by the coding sequence ATGAAGCTTCTCATTTGCCTAtatcttcctctcctcctctctctccacCGCACCACCTCCACCGACGACCGGCAATGCTCGAATCCGGCCGACATCAAAGAAGTCTGCAAGACTGTCACATCTAGCATGGGAGCCGACGACCATGATTATTGTGTGAGGACACTGAAGTCCGACCCCGAGGGCAAGTCTACTGACCTCCATGGCCTGGCAACACTTGCAACAACGCTTGCCATCTCCCATGCCATGAGCACTGAGTCCAAAATTGAGGAGCTGATGGACTTGGAGTCTGATCCTAAGATAAAGGAAGGGTACAATGCTTGTTTGGATGCCTACAATGATGCCATCGACCAGCTTCGAGATGCGCTTGATAACCTCAACTCCAAGCTCTATTTTGGGGGGATGAAACTGCTTAAGTCCACTCTCAAAGGGGTTGAGAGCTGCGAGGAAGCATTCAAGGATGTGAAGAGCTCACCATTAATAATGGAGGATAAGGACTACCAGAGGTTGGCGAACATTGCATACCACATTACTGCGTCTGTGGAGTGA
- the LOC105054936 gene encoding vesicle transport protein GOT1 produces MVSFEMNDRKKIGLGLTGFGILFSFLGIIFFFDKGLLAMGNILFLSGVMLTIGLKSTMQFFTKRKNYKGTISFGFGFFLVLIGWPLFGMIFESYGFIVLFSGFWPTLAVFLQRIPVLGWLFQQPFVTSFFDRYRGKRVPV; encoded by the exons ATGGTTTCCTTTGAGATGAATGACCGTAAAA AGATTGGACTGGGACTGACAGGGTTTGGTATATTGTTTTCATTTTTGGGAATcattttcttctttgacaagggaCTGCTAGCAATGGGGAAT ATTCTCTTCCTATCAGGTGTCATGTTAACCATTGGACTGAAATCCACCATGCAATTCTTCACCAAGCGTAAAAACTACAAG GGTACAATCTCATTCGGATTTGGCTTCTTTCTGGTCCTGATTGGGTGGCCTCTCTTTGGCATGATCTTTGAGTCCTACGGTTTCATTGTTCTCTTCAG TGGCTTCTGGCCGACTCTTGCAGTTTTCTTGCAGAGGATTCCTGTGCTTGGCTGGCTATTCCAGCAGCCTTTTGTGACATCG TTCTTTGATCGCTACAGAGGCAAACGTGTACCTGTGTAA
- the LOC105054937 gene encoding putative invertase inhibitor isoform X1 gives MIQFTSFFLSIFFFFFFFLFLNPTNSPMVAATHPDIILETCRRCAKGDPNLNYALCVESLASVPKSHHSDVRGLAIVAVKLSKAKMKHAKSMVKKLLKAKPMGRYMKNCLLTCKDIYSDSISNLKDSLKAIKSGQYKDANIQISGAVDAPGNCEDSFQDGNIKSPLIGENKDLFGLAVIALGITALLGHVAHLTILQRRFAGAVFY, from the exons ATGATTCAATTCAcctccttcttcctctccattttcttcttcttcttcttcttcctcttcctcaacCCAACTAATTCTCCGATGGTGGCCGCCACCCACCCAGATATAATTCTCGAGACCTGCAGGCGCTGCGCCAAGGGTGATCCCAACCTGAACTACGCTCTGTGCGTGGAATCCCTTGCATCGGTGCCCAAGAGCCATCACTCCGACGTGCGAGGGCTGGCGATCGTAGCAGTGAAGCTGTCCAAGGCCAAAATGAAGCATGCCAAGTCCATGGTGAAGAAGCTCTTGAAGGCGAAACCGATGGGACGGTACATGAAGAATTGCTTGCTGACCTGCAAAGATATCTATTCCGATTCGATATCCAACCTCAAGGACTCCTTGAAGGCGATCAAGTCCGGCCAGTACAAGGATGCCAATATACAGATTAGTGGCGCAGTAGATGCCCCAGGTAATTGCGAGGATAGCTTCCAAGATGGGAATATCAAGTCGCCGTTGATAGGGGAGAACAAGGACCTGTTCGGGCTCGCCGTCATTGCTCTTGGCATCACCGCCCTCCTCGG ACACGTGGCTCACCTAACAATCCTCCAGAGAAGATTCGCTGGCGCCGTTTTCTACTAA